A region of Cataglyphis hispanica isolate Lineage 1 chromosome 8, ULB_Chis1_1.0, whole genome shotgun sequence DNA encodes the following proteins:
- the LOC126851468 gene encoding lamin Dm0-like isoform X2 has product MSTKSSKKTAAAAAAAAAASSAATAASSSSSSIQSPPSTSTPIVGRRPGSPLSPTRYSRMQEKQDLQNLNDRLACYIEKVRHLETENSRLTREVQTTQETVTREVSNIKAMYEHELSDARKLLDETARERAKLEIDTKRLWDDNEDLKSKLEKKTKDLQIAERNAMIYETRCSDLQSQFNQSQAERKKLAEKDRESEKEIERLKALLDDARKHLEEETLQRIDLENNIQSLKEDISFKDQVYQQELSETRTRRQVEISEIDGRLAEQYEAKLAQSLQELRDQYEAQMRANREEIELLYENKIKNLASHAQRNSGAASIAVEELRQTRSRIEGLNSRISELEAANNSLNARIRDLENLRENERARHAENLAGLEAELARMRDEMAQQLQEYQDLMDIKVALDLEIAAYRKMLESEEARLNITPMQSTNTSLSGRATPSRHTPLRGGKRKRTLLEESEERSSSDYSVSGTTRGDIEITEADPQGRFVKLTNKGNKEISLSGWQLIRKAGTLETVFKFHRTAKLEAGANVLVWSADIGATHEPPSNIVMKGQKWFIADNMSTILFNNEGEEMAISERKRQQLSTSLSRHRESIGFRSTEELHHQQRFHNNSLLVP; this is encoded by the exons ATGTCGACAAAATCGAGCAAGAAGACAGCGGCGGCGGCTGCGGCCGCGGCCGCCGCGTCCTCCGCGGCGACCGCCGCCTCGTCTTCGTCGAGTAGCATTCAATCGCCGCCGAGTACGTCGACGCCGATCGTCGGCCGACGACCCGGCAGCCCGCTCAGCCCGACACGCTACTCGCGGATGCAGGAGAAGCAGGATCTGCAGAATCTCAACGATCGTCTGGCGTGCTACATCGAGAAGGTGCGTCATCTCGAGACGGAGAACTCCCGGCTGACGCGGGAGGTGCAGACCACCCAGGAGACCGTCACCCGGGAGGTGTCCAACATCAAGGCTATGTACGAACACGAGCTGTCGGATGCGCGGAAGTTGCTCGACGAGACGGCCAGGGAACGCGCCAAGCTCGAGATCGACACCAAACGCTTGTGGGATGATAACGAGGATCTTAAGAGCAA GCTGGAAAAGAAGACAAAAGATTTGCAAATAGCAGAGCGAAATGCCATGATCTATGAAACACGCTGCAGTGATTTACAATCGCAATTCAATCAGTCGCAGGCAGAGCGCAAAAAGCTTGCAGAGAAAGATCGAGAGTCGGAAAAGGAAATTGAAAGATTGAAAGCGTTGCTCGACGATGCTCGGAAGCATTTGGAGGAGGAGACTCTGCAGCGAATCGATCTGGAGAACAATATTCAAAGTCTCAAAGAAGACATCAGTTTTAAAGATCAAGTTTATCAACAAGAACTTTCGGAGACTCGTACGAGACGACAA GTTGAGATATCCGAAATAGATGGGCGCCTCGCGGAACAATACGAGGCTAAATTAGCACAGTCGCTACAAGAACTACGCGATCAATATGAGGCACAAATGCGTGCAAATCGAGAGGAGATTGAACTGTTATATGAGAACAAAATCAAGAATTTAGCATCTCATGCACAACGTAATAGTGGAGCCGCCAGTATAGCAGTCGAAGAATTAAGACAGACTCGTTCTAGAATCGAAGGGCTTAATTCAAGAATTAGCGAACTCGAAGCAGCCAACAATTCGCTTAATGCCCGAATCAg AGATTTGGAGAATTTAAGAGAAAACGAACGTGCTCGTCACGCGGAAAACTTAGCTGGATTGGAGGCGGAATTAGCACGCATGCGAGACGAAATGGCTCAGCAGTTGCAAGAATATCAGGATCTCATGGATATTAAAGTGGCACTTGATTTAGAAATCGCTGCCTATCGTAAGATGCTCGAATCTGAAGAGGCCAG GTTAAACATCACGCCTATGCAATCGACAAACACATCTTTAAGTGGTAGAGCAACTCCGTCCAGACATACTCCTCTTAGAGGTGGCAAACGAAAACGCACCTTATTAGAAGAAAGTGAGGAGCGTAGCAGTAGTGACTACAGCGTTTCAGGTACTACTAGGGGTGACATAGAAATTACTGAAGCAGATCCCCAAGGACGATTTGTTAAACTTACCAATAAAGGCAATAAG GAAATAAGTTTGAGCGGCTGGCAACTTATTCGCAAAGCTGGTACTCTGGAAACAGTTTTTAAGTTTCATCGTACTGCAAAACTAGAAGCAGGGGCTAATGTATTGGTATGGTCAGCCGATATCGGTGCAACACACGAGCCACCATCTAACATTGTTATGAAAGGTCAGAAGTGGTTCATAGCAGACAACATGAGTACGATTCTTTTCAATAACGAAGGAGAG gaaATGGCAATTTCTGAACGCAAGAGACAGCAATTGTCTACAAGTTTGTCCCGACATAGGGAAAGCATAGGATTTCGTTCAACAGAAGAACTTCATCACCAACAG CGTTTTCACAACAATTCACTTCTTGTTCCATAG
- the LOC126851468 gene encoding lamin Dm0-like isoform X4 yields MSTKSSKKTAAAAAAAAAASSAATAASSSSSSIQSPPSTSTPIVGRRPGSPLSPTRYSRMQEKQDLQNLNDRLACYIEKVRHLETENSRLTREVQTTQETVTREVSNIKAMYEHELSDARKLLDETARERAKLEIDTKRLWDDNEDLKSKLEKKTKDLQIAERNAMIYETRCSDLQSQFNQSQAERKKLAEKDRESEKEIERLKALLDDARKHLEEETLQRIDLENNIQSLKEDISFKDQVYQQELSETRTRRQVEISEIDGRLAEQYEAKLAQSLQELRDQYEAQMRANREEIELLYENKIKNLASHAQRNSGAASIAVEELRQTRSRIEGLNSRISELEAANNSLNARIRDLENLRENERARHAENLAGLEAELARMRDEMAQQLQEYQDLMDIKVALDLEIAAYRKMLESEEARLNITPMQSTNTSLSGRATPSRHTPLRGGKRKRTLLEESEERSSSDYSVSGTTRGDIEITEADPQGRFVKLTNKGNKEISLSGWQLIRKAGTLETVFKFHRTAKLEAGANVLVWSADIGATHEPPSNIVMKGQKWFIADNMSTILFNNEGEEMAISERKRQQLSTSLSRHRESIGFRSTEELHHQQL; encoded by the exons ATGTCGACAAAATCGAGCAAGAAGACAGCGGCGGCGGCTGCGGCCGCGGCCGCCGCGTCCTCCGCGGCGACCGCCGCCTCGTCTTCGTCGAGTAGCATTCAATCGCCGCCGAGTACGTCGACGCCGATCGTCGGCCGACGACCCGGCAGCCCGCTCAGCCCGACACGCTACTCGCGGATGCAGGAGAAGCAGGATCTGCAGAATCTCAACGATCGTCTGGCGTGCTACATCGAGAAGGTGCGTCATCTCGAGACGGAGAACTCCCGGCTGACGCGGGAGGTGCAGACCACCCAGGAGACCGTCACCCGGGAGGTGTCCAACATCAAGGCTATGTACGAACACGAGCTGTCGGATGCGCGGAAGTTGCTCGACGAGACGGCCAGGGAACGCGCCAAGCTCGAGATCGACACCAAACGCTTGTGGGATGATAACGAGGATCTTAAGAGCAA GCTGGAAAAGAAGACAAAAGATTTGCAAATAGCAGAGCGAAATGCCATGATCTATGAAACACGCTGCAGTGATTTACAATCGCAATTCAATCAGTCGCAGGCAGAGCGCAAAAAGCTTGCAGAGAAAGATCGAGAGTCGGAAAAGGAAATTGAAAGATTGAAAGCGTTGCTCGACGATGCTCGGAAGCATTTGGAGGAGGAGACTCTGCAGCGAATCGATCTGGAGAACAATATTCAAAGTCTCAAAGAAGACATCAGTTTTAAAGATCAAGTTTATCAACAAGAACTTTCGGAGACTCGTACGAGACGACAA GTTGAGATATCCGAAATAGATGGGCGCCTCGCGGAACAATACGAGGCTAAATTAGCACAGTCGCTACAAGAACTACGCGATCAATATGAGGCACAAATGCGTGCAAATCGAGAGGAGATTGAACTGTTATATGAGAACAAAATCAAGAATTTAGCATCTCATGCACAACGTAATAGTGGAGCCGCCAGTATAGCAGTCGAAGAATTAAGACAGACTCGTTCTAGAATCGAAGGGCTTAATTCAAGAATTAGCGAACTCGAAGCAGCCAACAATTCGCTTAATGCCCGAATCAg AGATTTGGAGAATTTAAGAGAAAACGAACGTGCTCGTCACGCGGAAAACTTAGCTGGATTGGAGGCGGAATTAGCACGCATGCGAGACGAAATGGCTCAGCAGTTGCAAGAATATCAGGATCTCATGGATATTAAAGTGGCACTTGATTTAGAAATCGCTGCCTATCGTAAGATGCTCGAATCTGAAGAGGCCAG GTTAAACATCACGCCTATGCAATCGACAAACACATCTTTAAGTGGTAGAGCAACTCCGTCCAGACATACTCCTCTTAGAGGTGGCAAACGAAAACGCACCTTATTAGAAGAAAGTGAGGAGCGTAGCAGTAGTGACTACAGCGTTTCAGGTACTACTAGGGGTGACATAGAAATTACTGAAGCAGATCCCCAAGGACGATTTGTTAAACTTACCAATAAAGGCAATAAG GAAATAAGTTTGAGCGGCTGGCAACTTATTCGCAAAGCTGGTACTCTGGAAACAGTTTTTAAGTTTCATCGTACTGCAAAACTAGAAGCAGGGGCTAATGTATTGGTATGGTCAGCCGATATCGGTGCAACACACGAGCCACCATCTAACATTGTTATGAAAGGTCAGAAGTGGTTCATAGCAGACAACATGAGTACGATTCTTTTCAATAACGAAGGAGAG gaaATGGCAATTTCTGAACGCAAGAGACAGCAATTGTCTACAAGTTTGTCCCGACATAGGGAAAGCATAGGATTTCGTTCAACAGAAGAACTTCATCACCAACAG TTATAG
- the LOC126851468 gene encoding lamin Dm0-like isoform X3, whose protein sequence is MSTKSSKKTAAAAAAAAAASSAATAASSSSSSIQSPPSTSTPIVGRRPGSPLSPTRYSRMQEKQDLQNLNDRLACYIEKVRHLETENSRLTREVQTTQETVTREVSNIKAMYEHELSDARKLLDETARERAKLEIDTKRLWDDNEDLKSKLEKKTKDLQIAERNAMIYETRCSDLQSQFNQSQAERKKLAEKDRESEKEIERLKALLDDARKHLEEETLQRIDLENNIQSLKEDISFKDQVYQQELSETRTRRQVEISEIDGRLAEQYEAKLAQSLQELRDQYEAQMRANREEIELLYENKIKNLASHAQRNSGAASIAVEELRQTRSRIEGLNSRISELEAANNSLNARIRDLENLRENERARHAENLAGLEAELARMRDEMAQQLQEYQDLMDIKVALDLEIAAYRKMLESEEARLNITPMQSTNTSLSGRATPSRHTPLRGGKRKRTLLEESEERSSSDYSVSGTTRGDIEITEADPQGRFVKLTNKGNKEISLSGWQLIRKAGTLETVFKFHRTAKLEAGANVLVWSADIGATHEPPSNIVMKGQKWFIADNMSTILFNNEGEEMAISERKRQQLSTSLSRHRESIGFRSTEELHHQQRRYLYPY, encoded by the exons ATGTCGACAAAATCGAGCAAGAAGACAGCGGCGGCGGCTGCGGCCGCGGCCGCCGCGTCCTCCGCGGCGACCGCCGCCTCGTCTTCGTCGAGTAGCATTCAATCGCCGCCGAGTACGTCGACGCCGATCGTCGGCCGACGACCCGGCAGCCCGCTCAGCCCGACACGCTACTCGCGGATGCAGGAGAAGCAGGATCTGCAGAATCTCAACGATCGTCTGGCGTGCTACATCGAGAAGGTGCGTCATCTCGAGACGGAGAACTCCCGGCTGACGCGGGAGGTGCAGACCACCCAGGAGACCGTCACCCGGGAGGTGTCCAACATCAAGGCTATGTACGAACACGAGCTGTCGGATGCGCGGAAGTTGCTCGACGAGACGGCCAGGGAACGCGCCAAGCTCGAGATCGACACCAAACGCTTGTGGGATGATAACGAGGATCTTAAGAGCAA GCTGGAAAAGAAGACAAAAGATTTGCAAATAGCAGAGCGAAATGCCATGATCTATGAAACACGCTGCAGTGATTTACAATCGCAATTCAATCAGTCGCAGGCAGAGCGCAAAAAGCTTGCAGAGAAAGATCGAGAGTCGGAAAAGGAAATTGAAAGATTGAAAGCGTTGCTCGACGATGCTCGGAAGCATTTGGAGGAGGAGACTCTGCAGCGAATCGATCTGGAGAACAATATTCAAAGTCTCAAAGAAGACATCAGTTTTAAAGATCAAGTTTATCAACAAGAACTTTCGGAGACTCGTACGAGACGACAA GTTGAGATATCCGAAATAGATGGGCGCCTCGCGGAACAATACGAGGCTAAATTAGCACAGTCGCTACAAGAACTACGCGATCAATATGAGGCACAAATGCGTGCAAATCGAGAGGAGATTGAACTGTTATATGAGAACAAAATCAAGAATTTAGCATCTCATGCACAACGTAATAGTGGAGCCGCCAGTATAGCAGTCGAAGAATTAAGACAGACTCGTTCTAGAATCGAAGGGCTTAATTCAAGAATTAGCGAACTCGAAGCAGCCAACAATTCGCTTAATGCCCGAATCAg AGATTTGGAGAATTTAAGAGAAAACGAACGTGCTCGTCACGCGGAAAACTTAGCTGGATTGGAGGCGGAATTAGCACGCATGCGAGACGAAATGGCTCAGCAGTTGCAAGAATATCAGGATCTCATGGATATTAAAGTGGCACTTGATTTAGAAATCGCTGCCTATCGTAAGATGCTCGAATCTGAAGAGGCCAG GTTAAACATCACGCCTATGCAATCGACAAACACATCTTTAAGTGGTAGAGCAACTCCGTCCAGACATACTCCTCTTAGAGGTGGCAAACGAAAACGCACCTTATTAGAAGAAAGTGAGGAGCGTAGCAGTAGTGACTACAGCGTTTCAGGTACTACTAGGGGTGACATAGAAATTACTGAAGCAGATCCCCAAGGACGATTTGTTAAACTTACCAATAAAGGCAATAAG GAAATAAGTTTGAGCGGCTGGCAACTTATTCGCAAAGCTGGTACTCTGGAAACAGTTTTTAAGTTTCATCGTACTGCAAAACTAGAAGCAGGGGCTAATGTATTGGTATGGTCAGCCGATATCGGTGCAACACACGAGCCACCATCTAACATTGTTATGAAAGGTCAGAAGTGGTTCATAGCAGACAACATGAGTACGATTCTTTTCAATAACGAAGGAGAG gaaATGGCAATTTCTGAACGCAAGAGACAGCAATTGTCTACAAGTTTGTCCCGACATAGGGAAAGCATAGGATTTCGTTCAACAGAAGAACTTCATCACCAACAG AGAAGATATCTCTACCCGTATTAA
- the LOC126851468 gene encoding lamin Dm0-like isoform X1: protein MSTKSSKKTAAAAAAAAAASSAATAASSSSSSIQSPPSTSTPIVGRRPGSPLSPTRYSRMQEKQDLQNLNDRLACYIEKVRHLETENSRLTREVQTTQETVTREVSNIKAMYEHELSDARKLLDETARERAKLEIDTKRLWDDNEDLKSKLEKKTKDLQIAERNAMIYETRCSDLQSQFNQSQAERKKLAEKDRESEKEIERLKALLDDARKHLEEETLQRIDLENNIQSLKEDISFKDQVYQQELSETRTRRQVEISEIDGRLAEQYEAKLAQSLQELRDQYEAQMRANREEIELLYENKIKNLASHAQRNSGAASIAVEELRQTRSRIEGLNSRISELEAANNSLNARIRDLENLRENERARHAENLAGLEAELARMRDEMAQQLQEYQDLMDIKVALDLEIAAYRKMLESEEARLNITPMQSTNTSLSGRATPSRHTPLRGGKRKRTLLEESEERSSSDYSVSGTTRGDIEITEADPQGRFVKLTNKGNKEISLSGWQLIRKAGTLETVFKFHRTAKLEAGANVLVWSADIGATHEPPSNIVMKGQKWFIADNMSTILFNNEGEEMAISERKRQQLSTSLSRHRESIGFRSTEELHHQQSDPQGEERCRIM from the exons ATGTCGACAAAATCGAGCAAGAAGACAGCGGCGGCGGCTGCGGCCGCGGCCGCCGCGTCCTCCGCGGCGACCGCCGCCTCGTCTTCGTCGAGTAGCATTCAATCGCCGCCGAGTACGTCGACGCCGATCGTCGGCCGACGACCCGGCAGCCCGCTCAGCCCGACACGCTACTCGCGGATGCAGGAGAAGCAGGATCTGCAGAATCTCAACGATCGTCTGGCGTGCTACATCGAGAAGGTGCGTCATCTCGAGACGGAGAACTCCCGGCTGACGCGGGAGGTGCAGACCACCCAGGAGACCGTCACCCGGGAGGTGTCCAACATCAAGGCTATGTACGAACACGAGCTGTCGGATGCGCGGAAGTTGCTCGACGAGACGGCCAGGGAACGCGCCAAGCTCGAGATCGACACCAAACGCTTGTGGGATGATAACGAGGATCTTAAGAGCAA GCTGGAAAAGAAGACAAAAGATTTGCAAATAGCAGAGCGAAATGCCATGATCTATGAAACACGCTGCAGTGATTTACAATCGCAATTCAATCAGTCGCAGGCAGAGCGCAAAAAGCTTGCAGAGAAAGATCGAGAGTCGGAAAAGGAAATTGAAAGATTGAAAGCGTTGCTCGACGATGCTCGGAAGCATTTGGAGGAGGAGACTCTGCAGCGAATCGATCTGGAGAACAATATTCAAAGTCTCAAAGAAGACATCAGTTTTAAAGATCAAGTTTATCAACAAGAACTTTCGGAGACTCGTACGAGACGACAA GTTGAGATATCCGAAATAGATGGGCGCCTCGCGGAACAATACGAGGCTAAATTAGCACAGTCGCTACAAGAACTACGCGATCAATATGAGGCACAAATGCGTGCAAATCGAGAGGAGATTGAACTGTTATATGAGAACAAAATCAAGAATTTAGCATCTCATGCACAACGTAATAGTGGAGCCGCCAGTATAGCAGTCGAAGAATTAAGACAGACTCGTTCTAGAATCGAAGGGCTTAATTCAAGAATTAGCGAACTCGAAGCAGCCAACAATTCGCTTAATGCCCGAATCAg AGATTTGGAGAATTTAAGAGAAAACGAACGTGCTCGTCACGCGGAAAACTTAGCTGGATTGGAGGCGGAATTAGCACGCATGCGAGACGAAATGGCTCAGCAGTTGCAAGAATATCAGGATCTCATGGATATTAAAGTGGCACTTGATTTAGAAATCGCTGCCTATCGTAAGATGCTCGAATCTGAAGAGGCCAG GTTAAACATCACGCCTATGCAATCGACAAACACATCTTTAAGTGGTAGAGCAACTCCGTCCAGACATACTCCTCTTAGAGGTGGCAAACGAAAACGCACCTTATTAGAAGAAAGTGAGGAGCGTAGCAGTAGTGACTACAGCGTTTCAGGTACTACTAGGGGTGACATAGAAATTACTGAAGCAGATCCCCAAGGACGATTTGTTAAACTTACCAATAAAGGCAATAAG GAAATAAGTTTGAGCGGCTGGCAACTTATTCGCAAAGCTGGTACTCTGGAAACAGTTTTTAAGTTTCATCGTACTGCAAAACTAGAAGCAGGGGCTAATGTATTGGTATGGTCAGCCGATATCGGTGCAACACACGAGCCACCATCTAACATTGTTATGAAAGGTCAGAAGTGGTTCATAGCAGACAACATGAGTACGATTCTTTTCAATAACGAAGGAGAG gaaATGGCAATTTCTGAACGCAAGAGACAGCAATTGTCTACAAGTTTGTCCCGACATAGGGAAAGCATAGGATTTCGTTCAACAGAAGAACTTCATCACCAACAG AGCGATCCCCAAGGTGAAGAACGTTGCCGCATTATgtga